In Streptomyces sp. ML-6, the genomic stretch ACGTCCGGGCCCTGCTGATGCTGCCCGCCGCCCTCACCCTCCAGGTCGCCCACCCGGCGGTCGGCGCGGGCGTCGACGAGCACTCCGTCTTCCGCACCGACCCCTGGGGACGCGGCGAGCGCTCCCTGCGCTCGCTCCAGCTCTGGGTGTACGGGGGCGACGCGGCGGCCGAGGAGGGGCGCAGACTGCGCGCCCTGCACCGCACCATCCAGGGCACCGACGCCCGGGGCCGCCACTACCACGCGCTGTCGCCCGCGAACTACGCGTGGGTGCACGCCACGGGCTTCCCCGTCTACCGGCACGGCGCCCGCTACCTGCTCCGCCCGCTCACCGAGGAACAGGAGCGGGCCCTCTACCGGGAGTGGCTCCAGGTCGGCAGGATCCTCGGCATCCACGACCGGGACATGCCGCAGACGATCGAGGAGTTCTGGCCGTACTACCGCAAGATGCTCGCCGACGAGATCGGGACGAACGCCGTCGTCGAGGAACTGGTCGCCACCGACCGGCCGGTACCGCCGCCGGACCGCGGCCCGCTGCCGGTCAGGCTGCTGCTGAGGGCGCTGTGGCCGGTGCTGCTGCCACCGCTGGCCCGGTTCCGCCGCTTCGTCACCATCGGGCTGATGCCGCCGGACGCCCGGGAGGCGATCGGACTGGAGTGGACGGACGCACAGGAGCGGAGACTGCGACGGTGGTGCGCGGTGGTGCGGCACGTCGTACCGGTGCTCCCCGAGCGGCTGCGCTATCTGCCGTACGCGCGCCGGGCGCGGGCGGCACACCGCGAGGCCGTCCGGCGCGGCGCACTCAGGCGGAGCCACGGCGCACCAGCTCGGTCGGCGTGATCACCGGCTCCTGGTCCCCGGCTCGCCGTTGAACCGCCGCATCAGCATCCGCACCATCAACCGGCCCATTCCCCCCACGCCCTGACGAACCATCATCAACGGCGGATCGGTGCTGGTGGCGATCGGCAGCATGTCGTCGAAGCCGACCAGGGCCACGTCCCCGGGCACGTCGAGCCCGCGCTCGCGCAGCACCCGCAGGGCGCCCGAGGCCATCAGGTCGTTGGCGGCGAAGACCGCGTCGCGGGAGGCATCGCGAGGGGAGTCAGGGGACGGGCCGGGCAAGGAACGCTCCTCGTACACGCGGGATCGGGCCGGAAACGACCGCGGCCGGCGGGACCGCACCGGCCCCGCCGGCCTATCCGGCGCGTCCGCCCCGCCACCGGGGGCCGTCGTCCCGTTCCGGAGACACGGGACGACGGCGCCGGAAACGGGCCCGCGCGGTCAGCGGTGGTCGTGGATCGTGTTGGTCGCCGCGATCTTCTTCCACGAGGCGGGCGGCTCCGGGGCGTTCAGCGCATGCGCGCCGGCCGCGGCCGGCGCCTGCGGGCGCGTCGGCTGGAACAGCCAGGTGTCGAAGAGGCCGGCGAGCGGCTTGCCCGAGACCCGCTCCGCATACGTCACGAAGTCGTTCACGCTCGCGTTCCCGTACGCGTGCTCGGCCGGCCAGCCCTTCAGCAGCTCGAAGAAGGTGTCGTCGCCGACCTCGTTGCGCAGGGCCTGGAGCGCCAGCGCGCCCCGGTCGTAGACGGCCGCGGCGAACTGGTTGTCCGGACCCGGGTCGCCCGGCTTCACGGTCCAGAACGGGTCGTCGGCCGGGTGCTGGGCGTAGGTGTGGTCCGCGAGCTCCTGCGCGGTGCCCTCGCCCTCCTTCTCCGACCACAGCCACTGGCTGTAGCGGGCGAAGCCCTCGTTGATCCAGATGTCCTTCCAGCCCTTGACCGAGACGCTGTCGCCGTACCACTGGTGCGCCAGCTCGTGGACGACGACCGAGACGTTCGATCCGTTCGCGAACTGCTTCGGGCTGTAGAACGGCCGGGTCTGGGTCTCCAGCGCGAACCCGCTCCTCACATTCGGCACGTAACCGCCGAGTGCGTCGAAGGGGTACGGCCCGAAGACCTCCGTCAGCCACTCGGCGACCTCGGCGGTCCGCTCGATGCTGGCGCGGGCCGCCCCGTCGTTGGCGCCGAGGTCCTTGCTGTACGCGTTGACGACCGGCAGCCCGTCCGCCGTGGTG encodes the following:
- a CDS encoding oxygenase MpaB family protein gives rise to the protein MSSEAAQGERNTRDTRGVRGGTPAPPPPGGVLWSLSGDVRALLMLPAALTLQVAHPAVGAGVDEHSVFRTDPWGRGERSLRSLQLWVYGGDAAAEEGRRLRALHRTIQGTDARGRHYHALSPANYAWVHATGFPVYRHGARYLLRPLTEEQERALYREWLQVGRILGIHDRDMPQTIEEFWPYYRKMLADEIGTNAVVEELVATDRPVPPPDRGPLPVRLLLRALWPVLLPPLARFRRFVTIGLMPPDAREAIGLEWTDAQERRLRRWCAVVRHVVPVLPERLRYLPYARRARAAHREAVRRGALRRSHGAPARSA
- a CDS encoding M1 family metallopeptidase; translation: MHRRFIVPSALAVSLLLAIPASAAEGTVGAPGIGDPYYPASGNGGYDVSHYDLRLKYQPATDLLEGTATILATPTQELSRFNLDLGLNVSEVRVNGRKAGHAKNGEQELEITPAAPLAKGRAVSVVVRYAGKPSEVKINGWTSWVRTPDGAVAAQEPESAAWWYPSNDHPLDKATYDISVSVPDGVQAISNGTLQSQSSKLGWTRFNWRSAKPQATYLTTLAVGKFDITTDTTADGLPVVNAYSKDLGANDGAARASIERTAEVAEWLTEVFGPYPFDALGGYVPNVRSGFALETQTRPFYSPKQFANGSNVSVVVHELAHQWYGDSVSVKGWKDIWINEGFARYSQWLWSEKEGEGTAQELADHTYAQHPADDPFWTVKPGDPGPDNQFAAAVYDRGALALQALRNEVGDDTFFELLKGWPAEHAYGNASVNDFVTYAERVSGKPLAGLFDTWLFQPTRPQAPAAAGAHALNAPEPPASWKKIAATNTIHDHR